The window TCTCGGTCACACGGCCGAGCGCGTCGGTCACAATTAGCGACGCCTGGCCAGCGCCGCTGATCCGCGGCAAGGCATCGAGCACGAACGGACCGTCCTGCACTTCCGTACCGAAGTGCCTGATGTTGTTGACGAACAGCTCCACCGTGGAAGGCACGGTCGTTTGAGCCGAGAAGCGGGGCATCGGAAGCGTGATCAGATCCGGACGCGTCGCGAAGTTTCGCCGCCACTGAAAGCCCGCCATACGAACTGGCCGGCTCCAGGAGAGACCGCCGCTGATCAGGTCGCCTGCGGTCCAGCTCCACAGCCGCCTGGGATCGCTGTAAGTCCAGCGCGTGTCCAGGCGCTGGTAACCGATCGCGTTGTCGCCGGCGCGACTGACCCCAGTGAGCTCGATCGCCCCGGCGGGGCCGAACCGCCGCAACGAGCTGGCAACTGCAAATGTCTGATCGCCATTGAGCGCGCGGCTGTACGCGTCATATCCCAACAGCCAGCCTGGATCGCGACGAACGTCGACAACGGCAGGTGTTTGGTACCCCAGTCGCTGCACCGGGCGCAGGTCTGGAGGTATCTGCAAGACCAGGCGCTGGCTCGCCGGCTCATACCGATAGACCAGGCCCGGCAGCGCGTCGAGGGAGATCAAGCCCTCGGAATCGAGCTCGGTCTCATCGGGCACGATCAAGCCGACGGCTCGGAGGTCGGCGCGGGCGGCCCGAAGTTGGCCGTCGCGCAGACGCAGGCGTACGACGAGGCCGGTGGAACGCGCTCCATGGAACACCTCCAGATACAAATCGTCGGTCCGAGATTGTCCGGCGAGCTCCAAGTTGTCCGCGCTGATACTGGGCGGCGCCACGCCTTGGGGAGACGTCTCACCTCTGGCTGACGGTGACTGCGCGCTTGCAGCGACCGCGCTGACCGCGAACAGACAAGCTGCCACCGTCGCGAGCACCAAGTGGTTAGGGCGCCCGATCCACGGCGAGCTTCGCGGGATGGCCATTGAGACGGGTTTCCAGCCGCAGCGTCTGGCCCTTCAACGCTGGGCGGTGTGCGGCAAGGCTCCAGACCCTGCGGCTGCCAGGCAGAACGTAACCAAACAGGCCCTCGCTCAGGTTCAGGACCTGCGTTTCATCGTCGAGCAGACGAGAAGCACCAAGCTGGGCGGCGCGGCCGCCGCTGTTCTCGCACATAAGTAGGACGCCTCCCGCGTCGATCGTGCAGGTGAGAGCCGGAGTGCTCGCCTCCGCGGCGCGGACAAACAGCGGTAACACATAGCGCATTCGCAGCTTGACCCTGTTGCCCTCGGCGCGCTCCGCGCGCGGCAACTCATCGACGATGATGCGGTAGCAGTGATCGCGACCGGATGCAGGCGGTCCCAGACGCACGACCCGCACCACCTGCTCGCGACCAGCCGGTAACTCCACGATCGGCGGGCTCACCACCACCTGATCGCTGGGGACCAACCGGTCCTCACCGTCCGACTGGCGCCAAGCGTACACGCGCACTTGCGCGGCGACCGGCGCATCACCCGTGTTTCCCAACAGGAGCCGAGTCGCGGCGACTTTCGGGCCGATCTCCAGCAGCGTGGGCCCAGCCTGCAGCTGACCACCGCTCTGGCCGGCAGAATAGGCGAGCGGTACCAGCCCAAGGAGCATGATCAGCCCACCGGCAGCGGATCGGCCTGGGCCCATATCAAAAAGTGACAGTTGCGGTAATCGTTGACGTATAGGTGCCGGCCGGCTTTGGGTTCTGCGCGGCTGCCGTCTGACCGAACACATCGAACCCATCGTCACCACCGGTGCTGGTGAAGTCGATGGTCACCG is drawn from Luteitalea sp. and contains these coding sequences:
- a CDS encoding fimbria/pilus periplasmic chaperone, with protein sequence MGSMCSVRRQPRRTQSRPAPIRQRLPQLSLFDMGPGRSAAGGLIMLLGLVPLAYSAGQSGGQLQAGPTLLEIGPKVAATRLLLGNTGDAPVAAQVRVYAWRQSDGEDRLVPSDQVVVSPPIVELPAGREQVVRVVRLGPPASGRDHCYRIIVDELPRAERAEGNRVKLRMRYVLPLFVRAAEASTPALTCTIDAGGVLLMCENSGGRAAQLGASRLLDDETQVLNLSEGLFGYVLPGSRRVWSLAAHRPALKGQTLRLETRLNGHPAKLAVDRAP